The DNA region GGGATGGGTCCACAGACCTGGCCGCAGCCGCAGCTCGACAGCGTCGGAGTCCGCACCGGCGGGCATACGAATGTGACGATCCGCAACGGAAAGATCAGTCAGTTCTCGACCGGCATCTACTTCGTTGACATGGAGAAGTCACGGATCGAGGACGTGACGAGCGAGCGCAATCGCTTCGGGTTCTACTTCCACGCTTCAGGCCAGAATGCGATCCGCCGCTCGACGGTCGTCGCGAACGTCTACGGACTGCACCTGCAGGACGCGAACGACAACCTCATCGAAGGCAACAATCTCATCCGGCAGACCTACAACAGCCCCGGTGGATTCGGCATCTACCTTTACCGGAGCACCGGCAACCGCATCATCGAGAACACGATCGAGAACAACGTGAACTGGGGCATCTGGTTCAGCGACGCGAAGGGCAACACCATCTTCCACAACAACGTCTCGGGCAACTCGCCTCAGGTGAGTGACAACAACCCGGACGCGAACCAGTGGTTCGACCCCGATAAGAAGGAAGGCAACTGGTGGGCGGACTACAAGGGGACGGACGCGGACAAGGACCACATCGGCGACACGCCATACGGCATCCTCGGTCCGGGCGGAGCCGTGGACGCGTATCCGTTCGTGGAACGTGACGGATGGAAGAAGAAGGCCGGCGCGACGATCGACCACTACCAGCCGCCGCTCGCACGGCCGGCGCGCGAGGTGCGCGTTGTTGTCATCTCGGGAGGGGCGGTGGGGATCGCCAGGCCGCACGACGCGCAGCTTGCGACGTCGCCGGTGCGTGCGACGTCCGCTGCGATCCAGACCGACGGCCGCACGCTGCTCGCGCTTGACGGAAAGACGCTCACGACGTGGGATCTGGTCGATGGCGAGACGAGCACGCGGACCGTCGCGATCGACGACGGGATCGTCGGCGCGAACCGCGACGGCGTCTCGGCGCTCATCGTCGGCGCGCGTGGCGCGCAGCAGATCGATCTCACCACCGGGCAGCAGGAGTTCTTCGATTACTCGCACACGCCCCAGGAGCTCGCGCCTAGCTACAAGCACAACCACATCTTCGTCGCGACCCCGAGCGGCATCGATCTCCTCTACCTCAACCTCGGGGGACGGACTCCCTACACGATCCCGCTCGATGGGCCGGCCGGCGCGATGTCCATGAACGGCTCGGGCACGCGCATCTATACAGCGATCCGCGGCAAGAACGTGATCGACGTCGTGGACACCGAGCAGTACGCGGTCGTGCAACGGATCGCGATCGACAGCGAAGCGACCGCCATCGCGGTGTCACCCCGCGAAGAAGCGCTGTACGTCGGCACCGCGAGCGGCGTGCTTGCGCTCGACCTCGGAAATGAAGGCATCCGCGCGCGCGCGGCGTTCCTGGGCCATGTGGTCGACATCGCGATCTCTCCGAACGCCGACGAGCTCTACGTCGCGCTCGCGGGTCTCCAGCAGGCGGTCGCGGTGCTCGACACGGTGACGCTGAAGACCGCGAACATCATCCCGCTGCAGGCCGACCCCACGAAGCTCCTCGCCGCTACGTACTAGTTCAGCGTCGAACGCCTGCCCTGCGCCGCCTCGATGTGCCGCGTGGTGTCTCCAACGTCGGGCACGCGGGTGAGCCGACCCTGGACATCCACGACGCTCCGCGTGCGGCGCCCGCTGTCCTTCAGCCGGACCGGCTTCCACTCGTGCTCGACGAGCGCCTCGATCGCGTAGTTGATCTCACGCCCATCATCGAGATCAGCGATGAGATCGATCGGCGCCTCAAGCTGGAACTCGAGATTGCCGTCGAGCGACACGACTGCCATGCCGCTCACTGCGACGACCTGGCCGTCGCGGTCCATGACCCGCACCCGCGTCGGGCCGTCGCCGCTCGCTGCGGTCTGGAGCTCGAGCCGCGCGCGCGATCCATCGACGTGAACGCCCCACGTGAAGTAGACCGCTTCGAAGAGCGGCCGCGCCGGCAGCTCCTTGCCCGCTTCGGTCAGCGATGCCGCCATGGCGATCTCCGCGAGGCTCTCGCGAAGGCGCGAGATCTGGCGCACGAGCTGCTCGATCTGGTGCTCGCGCTCGCGACCGCGCTCGGTCAGCGAACGCACGGCTGCTTCGGAAGCCTCGAGCTTGCACCTGATCTTCGCGACGTCGCCGACCGCCCACTCGAACTGCTTCACGACGAGCTCGACACGAACGTCGGCGTCTTCGGCCAGCGTCTTCAGCTCGCTCGCGTGCGCCTCGTGAGCGCTTCGCAGCAAACTCTGGCGCGCGACCCAGACGTACACCGCGCAGACGGAGATGCCACCGGCGAGACCTGCGCCGAGCCAGCCGGCGGGACCACGATCCAGTGCCGCGACGACGAGTCCGACCACGGCGGCAAAGGCGAGTGGCGCGATGTGCCGCAGCTCGCGCACGGCTGATGGTCGGGCCGCATCGGGCATGCGCATGTCGGCGCAGAGACGGCAGTCCTGACCGTCCTTCGCCACAGCGTTCGCAAGATGCAACGGGATCACGCCCATCCCACACCCCCACGCGAGAGAATCCATCGAGACCTGTTGCGGCGTGTCACAACGCGGTATCAGGAACGGCGTCGGTAGCGTCCGTCCGGTGTCTGCGTGAGCCGTCCCGCAAGCGTCAGCCGCAAGAGCCGGTCCGCGAACTCGCCCTCCGTAATGCCCACACGCCGTCGCAGCGTGTCGACATCCAGGTCGCCGACAGCGAGCGCCTCGAGGATCGGGTCGGGCGGCGGACCGTTCGCCGTCTGTGTGCGAAGGCCAAGTGCGTCCAACAGGGCGTCGGCGCTGACGAGCGCGCGTGCCGCCCCTGATGCGATGAGCGCGTTCGTGCCGACCGATGCAGCGGAGCCGAGCGGCCCCGGAACGGCGTACAGCATGCGTCCGAGACGGCGCGCGTCGGCTCCGGTGATGAGCGCGCCGGACCGCTCTCCCGCCTCGACGACCACGACCACCTCCGCGAGTGCGGCGATCGTGGCGTTGCGTTTCACGAAGGTCCAGGGCCGCGCGCAAGAACTTGGCGCGTACTCCGATACCAGCGCGCCGTGCGCCCTCACACGAGGCACGACTGGTCTGCGGCGGCCGCGAACAGTCCCAATGAACAGCGAGATGCCCTCACCGAGCACGGCGACAGTGCGCCCGCCGGCATCGAGCGCGCCGCGATGGGCGGCTGAGTCGATCCCCTGTGCGAAACCGGAGACGACGACCACATTCGCCGCCGCGCAGGCTCCTGCGAGCTCACGCGCGACGCGTTCTCCGTAGCTGGTCATGCGTCGCGTGCCGACGATGGCCACAGCCCGGGCGGCGAAGGCCGTCACGTCGCCGTCGACCCACAGGGGATCGGGTGGATGCGTGAGGGATCGCAGTCGCGGCGGGTAGCCCGCGTCCGACGGCGTGACCGAGATCACGCCTGAGCGCGGAGCATCAGCGCGAACGCGAGATCGGCTGTGCGTATCTGATCGCTGCCCGCGAGATCGGCGATCGTCCGCGCGACGCGGAGCACGCGGTGGAAGCCGCGCGCCGACAAGCGGCGCCCGCGCATGGCTTCGGCCGCGAGGGTCTCGGCTTCAGCGGCGAGGCGACAGTGACGCCGCACCTCCGCGACGGATAGCTCCGCATTACAGGTGCGGCCTGTGCCGGCGAGTCGCGCACCCATTCGCTCGCGCGCCGTGATGACGCGCTCGCGGACCGCTCGCGACGGTTCGCGCCCGTCCTCTCGGAGCTCTTCATACGCGATGCGCGGGACGTGAACTCGCAGGTCGATGCGATCGAGGAGCGGACCGGAGAGACGTGCGTGATAGCGGTCTATCGCATCTGGCAGGCAGGTGCACTGCTCCGCTGGATCGCCGGCATGCCCGCACGGGCACGGGTTCATCGCCGCCACGAGCGTGAAGCGCGCGGGATATGTCGCGGTCGTGCCCGCGCGTGAGATCGTCACCGCGCCCTCTT from Candidatus Limnocylindria bacterium includes:
- a CDS encoding NosD domain-containing protein, which translates into the protein MVRVRAGGIALLLVAGVACQTVGPVAQASPQASTSAAVARPTATSVPTPTPSISAVPQSAQCGQRIAADFVLANDMTCATDAFVINADNVTLDLGGHTLTGPGMGPQTWPQPQLDSVGVRTGGHTNVTIRNGKISQFSTGIYFVDMEKSRIEDVTSERNRFGFYFHASGQNAIRRSTVVANVYGLHLQDANDNLIEGNNLIRQTYNSPGGFGIYLYRSTGNRIIENTIENNVNWGIWFSDAKGNTIFHNNVSGNSPQVSDNNPDANQWFDPDKKEGNWWADYKGTDADKDHIGDTPYGILGPGGAVDAYPFVERDGWKKKAGATIDHYQPPLARPAREVRVVVISGGAVGIARPHDAQLATSPVRATSAAIQTDGRTLLALDGKTLTTWDLVDGETSTRTVAIDDGIVGANRDGVSALIVGARGAQQIDLTTGQQEFFDYSHTPQELAPSYKHNHIFVATPSGIDLLYLNLGGRTPYTIPLDGPAGAMSMNGSGTRIYTAIRGKNVIDVVDTEQYAVVQRIAIDSEATAIAVSPREEALYVGTASGVLALDLGNEGIRARAAFLGHVVDIAISPNADELYVALAGLQQAVAVLDTVTLKTANIIPLQADPTKLLAATY
- the dprA gene encoding DNA-processing protein DprA; the protein is MISVTPSDAGYPPRLRSLTHPPDPLWVDGDVTAFAARAVAIVGTRRMTSYGERVARELAGACAAANVVVVSGFAQGIDSAAHRGALDAGGRTVAVLGEGISLFIGTVRGRRRPVVPRVRAHGALVSEYAPSSCARPWTFVKRNATIAALAEVVVVVEAGERSGALITGADARRLGRMLYAVPGPLGSAASVGTNALIASGAARALVSADALLDALGLRTQTANGPPPDPILEALAVGDLDVDTLRRRVGITEGEFADRLLRLTLAGRLTQTPDGRYRRRS